The following proteins come from a genomic window of Myroides odoratus DSM 2801:
- a CDS encoding UDP-3-O-(3-hydroxymyristoyl)glucosamine N-acyltransferase, whose product MRFSKVQDLQTIAEIIGCKFVGSADFPVYGMNEIHVVQEGEIVFVDHPKYYDKALNSNATIVLINKDVECPEGKALLISDDPFRDFNKLSTYFNPFKPATQLQAKDAVIGEGTVIQPGTFVGNNVVIGKNCLIHPNVVIYDGTVIGDNVVIHAGTILGADAFYYKKRPEGFDPLISCGRVVIEDNVGIGAACTIDRGVTGDTTIKEGAKIDNQVHIGHDTVIGVRCLIAAQTGIAGCVVIEDEVTLWGQVGTTSGITIGTKAVVLAQSGVSKSLEGGKVYFGYPAEESREKLKQMANMKKIPSILEDLKRLEK is encoded by the coding sequence ATGCGTTTTTCAAAAGTTCAAGATTTACAAACGATAGCCGAAATTATCGGCTGTAAATTCGTAGGGTCAGCAGATTTTCCGGTGTACGGGATGAATGAAATTCACGTAGTACAAGAAGGAGAAATAGTATTTGTGGATCACCCTAAATACTATGATAAAGCCTTAAATTCTAATGCAACCATTGTCCTAATTAACAAGGATGTGGAATGCCCAGAAGGGAAAGCTTTATTGATCTCTGACGATCCATTTAGAGATTTTAATAAGTTGTCAACTTATTTCAATCCGTTCAAACCTGCTACGCAATTGCAAGCAAAAGATGCAGTGATTGGCGAGGGTACAGTAATTCAACCAGGAACTTTTGTTGGAAACAATGTGGTGATTGGAAAAAACTGTTTGATTCATCCAAATGTTGTCATCTACGATGGTACAGTAATTGGGGATAACGTAGTTATTCACGCAGGTACAATCTTAGGAGCAGATGCATTCTATTACAAAAAGAGACCAGAAGGATTTGATCCATTGATTTCTTGTGGTAGAGTCGTGATTGAAGATAACGTTGGTATTGGAGCAGCTTGTACAATCGATCGCGGTGTAACAGGGGACACAACCATCAAAGAAGGGGCTAAAATTGACAATCAAGTACATATTGGACACGACACCGTTATTGGTGTACGTTGTTTAATTGCTGCTCAAACAGGAATTGCAGGATGTGTTGTGATTGAAGATGAGGTAACGCTTTGGGGGCAAGTAGGTACAACAAGTGGAATTACCATTGGTACAAAAGCGGTTGTTTTAGCACAATCAGGTGTTTCTAAGAGCTTAGAAGGAGGAAAAGTCTACTTTGGATATCCTGCAGAAGAGTCAAGAGAAAAGCTAAAACAAATGGCTAATATGAAAAAAATA
- the efp gene encoding elongation factor P — translation MATTSDIRNGLCIRHNNDIYKIIEFLHVKPGKGPAFVRTKMKSLTNGKVLENTFSAGHKIETVRVETHKFQYLYPEGDQFHFMNVESYEQITLLKDILDAPELLKEGEMVMVQINTDTDLPLAVDMPASVILEVTYAEPGVKGNTATNATKPATVETGASVNVPLFINEGDKIKIDTATGSYIERIKE, via the coding sequence ATGGCAACAACTTCAGATATTAGAAATGGTTTGTGTATCCGTCATAACAATGACATTTACAAGATTATAGAATTTTTACACGTTAAACCAGGAAAAGGACCTGCATTTGTTAGAACAAAAATGAAGAGTTTGACAAACGGAAAAGTATTAGAAAATACATTTTCTGCTGGTCATAAAATTGAAACTGTACGTGTTGAAACACATAAATTTCAATACTTATACCCAGAAGGAGATCAGTTTCATTTCATGAATGTTGAATCTTACGAACAAATTACTTTACTAAAAGATATTTTAGATGCTCCAGAATTATTGAAAGAAGGAGAAATGGTAATGGTTCAAATTAATACTGATACAGATTTACCACTTGCTGTGGATATGCCAGCTTCTGTAATTTTAGAAGTAACATATGCTGAGCCAGGTGTAAAAGGAAATACTGCAACGAATGCTACTAAACCAGCAACAGTTGAAACAGGAGCTTCTGTAAACGTACCTTTATTTATCAACGAAGGAGATAAAATTAAAATCGATACAGCTACAGGTTCTTATATCGAGCGTATCAAAGAATAG
- the lpxA gene encoding acyl-ACP--UDP-N-acetylglucosamine O-acyltransferase, which translates to MNQPLAYVHPGAKIARNVVIEPFTTIHNNVEIGEGTWIGSNVTIMEGARIGRNCKIFPGAVISAEPQDLKFEGEVTTVEIGDNTTIRECVTINRGTRDRYKTVIGQNCLIQAYSHIAHDCIVGDNCIFSNSSTLAGHVTVGDFVVLAGLVAVHQFCTIGSHSFVTGGTLVRKDVPPYIKAAREPISYAGINSVGLRRRGYEPEKIREIQEIYRILFQKNYNTSQALEIIETEMEATPERDEILMFVRNSSRGIMRGYSGMY; encoded by the coding sequence ATGAATCAGCCTTTAGCATATGTTCATCCAGGAGCAAAAATAGCTAGAAATGTCGTAATAGAACCATTTACTACGATTCATAATAATGTGGAAATTGGCGAGGGAACTTGGATTGGTTCTAATGTAACCATCATGGAAGGCGCTCGTATTGGAAGAAATTGTAAAATTTTTCCTGGTGCTGTAATTTCTGCTGAACCACAAGATTTAAAATTTGAAGGTGAAGTAACTACTGTTGAAATCGGAGATAACACAACTATTCGTGAGTGTGTTACGATTAACAGAGGAACAAGAGATAGATATAAAACAGTAATTGGACAAAATTGCTTGATTCAAGCGTATAGCCACATTGCGCATGATTGTATTGTAGGAGATAATTGTATCTTCTCTAACTCGAGTACTTTAGCTGGACACGTGACAGTTGGAGACTTTGTTGTATTAGCGGGATTAGTTGCTGTTCACCAATTCTGTACCATTGGATCACATTCTTTTGTAACAGGTGGTACTTTAGTTCGTAAAGATGTACCTCCTTATATCAAGGCAGCAAGAGAGCCAATCTCTTATGCCGGAATCAACTCTGTTGGTTTACGTAGAAGAGGGTATGAACCCGAAAAAATTAGAGAGATTCAAGAAATCTACAGAATTTTATTTCAAAAGAACTATAACACAAGTCAAGCACTAGAGATTATAGAAACTGAAATGGAAGCAACTCCAGAAAGAGATGAGATTCTTATGTTTGTTCGCAATAGTTCAAGAGGAATTATGCGTGGATATTCAGGAATGTATTAA
- a CDS encoding bifunctional UDP-3-O-[3-hydroxymyristoyl] N-acetylglucosamine deacetylase/3-hydroxyacyl-ACP dehydratase, with protein sequence MVKQKTIQSEVTLEGVGLHTGQNVIMTLKPAPINNGFTFVRVDLEGHPVIEADANYVVNTQRGTNLEKKGVRVQTTEHVLAAFVGCDLDNVIVELNASEPPIMDGSSKYFVEAVEKAGVVEQDAEREEYIVKEVISYVDEATGSEIIVMPADSYQVTTMVDFGTKVLGTQNATLKDMNDFKVEISEARTFSFLHELEALLANGLIKGGDLNNAIVYVDKEISPETMGHLKKAFGKEEISVKPNGVLDNLTLHYPNEAARHKLLDVIGDLALIGTRIRGKVIANKPGHAINTGFAKKMSKIIRNEKRNQVPTYDLHQEPLMDIVKIMEFLPHRPPFLLVDKILEMSKTHVVGLKNVTMNESFFVGHFPGAPVMPGVLICEAMAQSGGILILSTVPDPENYLTYFMKMDNVKFKNKVAPGDTLIFKLELITPIRRGICHMQGYAYANGKLVAEAELMAQISKVKN encoded by the coding sequence ATGGTTAAGCAAAAAACCATCCAAAGTGAAGTTACCTTAGAAGGAGTTGGATTACACACAGGTCAAAATGTTATCATGACATTAAAACCTGCGCCAATTAACAATGGGTTTACTTTTGTCAGAGTGGATTTAGAAGGGCATCCAGTTATTGAAGCAGATGCAAATTATGTTGTTAATACACAACGCGGGACAAACTTAGAGAAAAAAGGAGTTCGTGTTCAAACGACGGAACACGTATTAGCGGCTTTCGTAGGGTGCGATCTTGATAACGTGATTGTTGAGTTGAATGCATCTGAACCACCTATCATGGATGGATCATCTAAGTATTTTGTTGAAGCCGTTGAAAAAGCGGGTGTTGTTGAACAAGATGCAGAAAGAGAGGAGTACATCGTAAAAGAAGTAATCTCTTATGTAGATGAAGCAACAGGTAGTGAAATCATTGTAATGCCAGCGGATAGTTACCAAGTAACAACGATGGTTGATTTCGGTACAAAAGTTTTAGGTACACAGAATGCTACTTTAAAAGATATGAATGATTTTAAAGTGGAAATTTCTGAAGCACGTACATTTAGCTTTTTACATGAATTAGAAGCTTTGTTAGCAAATGGATTAATTAAAGGAGGCGATTTAAATAATGCTATCGTTTATGTGGATAAAGAGATTTCTCCAGAAACGATGGGACATTTGAAAAAAGCTTTTGGTAAAGAAGAGATTAGTGTCAAACCAAATGGGGTTTTAGATAACTTAACTTTGCATTATCCAAACGAAGCAGCAAGACATAAATTATTAGATGTAATTGGAGATTTAGCTTTGATCGGTACTCGTATTCGAGGAAAAGTAATTGCTAATAAACCAGGACATGCTATCAATACAGGTTTCGCTAAAAAAATGTCGAAGATTATTCGCAACGAAAAGCGCAATCAAGTACCTACCTATGATTTACATCAAGAACCTTTGATGGATATCGTTAAAATCATGGAATTTTTACCACATAGACCTCCGTTTTTATTGGTAGATAAGATTTTAGAGATGTCGAAAACGCATGTGGTTGGATTGAAAAATGTAACAATGAATGAGTCTTTCTTCGTTGGACACTTCCCAGGAGCGCCAGTTATGCCAGGTGTATTAATTTGCGAGGCAATGGCTCAATCAGGAGGAATTTTAATCTTAAGTACTGTTCCAGATCCAGAAAATTATTTAACGTATTTCATGAAAATGGATAATGTGAAATTTAAAAACAAAGTTGCCCCTGGGGATACTTTAATTTTTAAATTAGAATTAATTACGCCTATTCGCCGTGGAATATGTCATATGCAAGGTTATGCCTATGCTAATGGAAAATTAGTAGCAGAGGCTGAGCTAATGGCTCAAATATCAAAAGTTAAAAATTAA
- the lpxD gene encoding UDP-3-O-(3-hydroxymyristoyl)glucosamine N-acyltransferase yields MKITAEQIASVLGGEIVGNPQVEVSTLAKIEEGAKGSISFLANPKYVHYIYTTQASVVIVNKTFEPEHEVEATLIKVDDAYKAFSKLLEYYNQVKLMKSGIEQPSVISEGATYGTDLYLGSFCYVGKNTKIGNNVKVYPNTFIGDNVVIGDNTVLFAGVRIYSESIIGSGCTLHAGTIVGSDGFGFAPNGDGTYSKVPQIGNVIIEDNVEIGAATTIDRATLGSTIIRKGVKLDNQIQIAHNVEIGENTVIASQTGVAGSTKIGKNCMIGGQVGIVGHLTIGDNVKIQAQSGVTKNLESNIAVQGSPAIGHTDFLKSYSHFRNLPKIVDDLDMLKNEK; encoded by the coding sequence ATGAAAATAACAGCAGAACAAATAGCGTCAGTATTAGGAGGAGAAATAGTTGGGAATCCTCAAGTAGAGGTATCTACATTAGCTAAGATTGAAGAAGGGGCAAAAGGCTCTATTTCGTTTTTGGCCAATCCAAAGTATGTCCATTATATCTATACCACCCAGGCATCGGTTGTCATTGTGAATAAAACATTTGAACCAGAGCATGAAGTGGAAGCAACATTAATTAAAGTTGATGATGCATATAAAGCTTTCTCAAAACTCTTGGAATATTACAACCAAGTGAAATTAATGAAATCTGGAATTGAACAACCTAGCGTAATCTCAGAAGGGGCTACGTATGGTACAGATTTGTATTTAGGGAGCTTTTGTTATGTAGGGAAAAATACAAAAATTGGAAACAATGTAAAAGTGTATCCAAATACTTTTATTGGAGATAATGTAGTAATTGGAGATAATACTGTGCTGTTTGCAGGAGTGCGTATTTATTCCGAATCAATTATCGGGTCGGGTTGTACGCTTCATGCGGGAACTATTGTAGGATCAGATGGATTTGGTTTTGCGCCAAATGGAGATGGAACTTACAGTAAAGTACCACAAATTGGAAATGTTATCATTGAAGATAATGTTGAAATTGGTGCTGCAACAACAATTGACCGCGCAACATTGGGGTCAACCATTATCCGTAAAGGTGTTAAACTAGACAATCAAATTCAAATTGCACATAACGTTGAAATCGGTGAAAATACCGTTATTGCTTCACAAACAGGAGTAGCAGGATCAACGAAAATTGGCAAAAACTGTATGATTGGCGGACAAGTGGGGATTGTTGGACACTTAACAATTGGAGACAATGTTAAGATTCAAGCACAATCAGGAGTAACAAAGAATTTAGAATCGAATATTGCTGTTCAAGGATCACCAGCTATTGGCCATACGGATTTCTTAAAATCATATAGCCATTTTAGAAATCTACCGAAAATCGTAGATGACCTAGACATGCTAAAGAACGAAAAATAG
- a CDS encoding HD domain-containing protein, producing MITSNKLKILNDPIYGFISIPNSFVYDLIEHPYFQRLRRISQMGVSYLVYPGAHHTRFHHALGCMHLMQKAVQVLRFKNIAISEEEETALYVAILLHDIGHGPFSHAMEESIVEGVHHEAISLYFMHQLNKEFNGKLDLAIQIFKGEYHRQFMLQLISSQLDMDRMDYLKRDSFYSGVAEGDINSERLIQMLNVVDDRLVVEEKGVYSVEMFLVGRRLMYWQAYLHKTSVCAELILVRILKRAKELVSKGVKLWGSPALLFFLEHKGEFVDFEQTALEQFALLDDSDIVSALKSWQFHDDFVLAQLSKMIVNRKLLRIEIIEDKKLVKEELKKRLEDVQTKNKISAEWANYFVFKGKVRNQAYSKDKEPIMIVRKDGQVADVLSVSDQLNLKALTKPVTKHFVCYPKSVFES from the coding sequence TTGATTACAAGCAATAAATTAAAAATACTGAACGATCCAATTTATGGATTTATTTCTATTCCCAATTCATTCGTTTATGATTTGATCGAGCATCCTTATTTTCAAAGATTAAGAAGGATTTCTCAAATGGGAGTGTCTTATTTGGTTTATCCAGGGGCACATCATACTCGTTTTCATCACGCTTTAGGCTGTATGCATCTGATGCAAAAAGCTGTACAAGTACTCCGTTTTAAAAATATCGCTATCTCTGAAGAAGAAGAAACTGCTTTGTACGTGGCTATTTTGTTGCACGATATCGGACATGGTCCGTTCTCGCATGCAATGGAAGAAAGTATCGTAGAAGGGGTGCATCACGAGGCGATTTCCCTTTATTTTATGCATCAATTAAATAAAGAATTTAACGGAAAACTCGACTTGGCAATTCAGATTTTTAAAGGAGAATACCATCGTCAATTTATGTTGCAATTGATTTCTAGTCAGTTGGATATGGATCGTATGGATTATCTGAAGAGAGATAGTTTTTACAGTGGCGTTGCTGAGGGAGATATCAATTCCGAGCGGTTGATTCAAATGCTTAATGTTGTGGATGACCGATTGGTTGTGGAGGAGAAAGGCGTTTATTCTGTAGAGATGTTTTTAGTTGGACGCCGTTTGATGTATTGGCAAGCTTACCTACATAAAACAAGTGTTTGTGCAGAATTAATTTTGGTGCGCATTTTAAAACGCGCCAAAGAATTAGTCAGCAAAGGAGTGAAACTGTGGGGCAGTCCAGCCTTGTTGTTTTTCTTAGAACACAAGGGGGAGTTTGTGGATTTTGAACAAACTGCTTTAGAGCAATTTGCCTTGTTAGATGATTCAGATATTGTTAGTGCATTAAAATCGTGGCAGTTTCACGACGATTTTGTCTTGGCTCAGTTGAGTAAGATGATCGTGAATCGAAAATTGTTGCGTATAGAAATTATAGAAGACAAGAAATTAGTTAAAGAAGAATTGAAAAAACGTTTAGAAGACGTTCAGACCAAAAATAAAATTTCGGCAGAATGGGCGAACTACTTTGTGTTTAAAGGAAAGGTTAGGAATCAGGCTTATAGCAAGGATAAGGAGCCGATTATGATTGTGAGAAAAGATGGACAAGTTGCGGATGTTTTATCCGTTTCGGATCAATTAAATCTCAAAGCGTTAACCAAACCAGTGACAAAGCACTTCGTTTGTTATCCAAAAAGCGTTTTTGAAAGTTAA
- the hutH gene encoding histidine ammonia-lyase, translated as METVHYISSDVFTIEKLNEIITQDQKLDISEEARANIVNCRAYLDNKMETQKDPIYGINTGFGSLCDVKINDSDLTKLQENLMKSHACGTGEIVPNEIVKIMLLLKVKSLSYGNSGVQLETVERLVDFFNHDILPVVYTQGSLGASGDLAPLAHLTLPLIGEGEVVYEGFRQPASKVLEKMGWEPIQLKSKEGLALLNGTQFMSAYGCYVMIKSRKMSYLADLIGAVSLEGFDGRIEPFNELIHHVRPHRGQIETASFFNEVLEGSELIARHKEHVQDPYSFRCIPQVHGASKDAIEYVSKVFKTEINSVTDNPNVFYKDDLVVSGGNFHGQPLALAFDFLGIALAELGNISERRTYQLISGLRGLPAFLVSDPGLNSGFMIPQYTAASIVSQNKHLANPTSTDSIVSSNGQEDHVSMGANGATKTLRIIDNLERILAIELFNAAQALEFRRPAKSSEFIESFIKSYREEVPFVSEDRILHYDIEKTIAFLGSFQIDLEE; from the coding sequence ATGGAAACAGTACATTATATAAGTTCAGATGTATTTACAATTGAAAAATTAAATGAGATTATCACCCAAGACCAAAAGTTGGATATCTCAGAAGAAGCGCGTGCAAATATTGTAAATTGTCGTGCCTATCTGGACAATAAAATGGAAACGCAAAAAGATCCAATCTATGGAATCAATACCGGATTTGGATCGTTATGTGATGTAAAGATCAACGATAGTGATTTAACGAAATTACAAGAGAACTTAATGAAATCTCATGCTTGTGGTACAGGTGAAATTGTGCCAAATGAGATTGTAAAAATTATGTTGTTGTTGAAAGTTAAATCGTTGAGCTATGGTAATTCGGGAGTTCAATTAGAAACGGTAGAACGCTTAGTAGATTTCTTTAACCACGATATTTTACCTGTTGTTTATACACAGGGATCTTTAGGAGCATCAGGAGATTTGGCGCCTTTGGCACATTTGACGTTGCCTTTGATTGGTGAAGGAGAAGTAGTGTATGAAGGATTCAGACAACCGGCGAGTAAAGTGTTGGAGAAAATGGGATGGGAGCCTATTCAGCTGAAATCAAAAGAAGGATTGGCTTTGCTTAATGGAACGCAGTTCATGAGCGCTTATGGATGCTACGTGATGATTAAATCAAGAAAAATGTCTTATTTGGCAGATTTAATTGGAGCAGTTTCTTTAGAAGGTTTTGATGGAAGAATCGAGCCGTTTAATGAATTGATTCACCACGTAAGACCACACCGTGGGCAAATTGAAACAGCTTCTTTCTTTAATGAAGTGTTAGAAGGATCTGAATTGATTGCGCGTCATAAAGAACACGTACAAGATCCATATTCATTTAGATGTATTCCACAAGTACACGGAGCATCAAAAGATGCTATTGAATATGTGAGTAAAGTATTTAAAACCGAAATCAACTCGGTAACAGATAACCCTAATGTATTCTATAAAGATGATTTGGTGGTGTCTGGAGGAAACTTCCATGGACAACCTTTAGCATTGGCTTTTGATTTCTTGGGGATTGCTTTGGCTGAGTTAGGAAATATTTCAGAAAGACGTACGTATCAGTTGATTTCAGGATTGAGAGGATTACCTGCTTTCTTGGTGTCTGACCCAGGATTGAATTCAGGATTTATGATTCCTCAATATACAGCTGCGAGTATCGTAAGTCAAAACAAACATTTAGCAAACCCTACAAGTACAGATAGTATTGTTTCAAGTAATGGGCAAGAAGATCACGTGAGTATGGGGGCAAATGGAGCTACGAAAACGTTGCGTATCATTGATAACTTAGAGCGTATTTTGGCAATCGAGTTATTCAATGCAGCACAAGCATTAGAGTTTAGACGTCCGGCTAAATCAAGTGAATTTATCGAATCATTTATTAAGTCTTACCGCGAAGAGGTGCCTTTTGTTTCAGAAGATCGTATTCTACATTATGATATTGAAAAAACAATTGCATTTTTAGGAAGCTTTCAAATCGATTTAGAAGAATAA
- the yaaA gene encoding peroxide stress protein YaaA, which produces MKIVVSPAKSLDYNTKVPFTATTEPLFVKESKIINGVLKEKTPVELMELMKISSNLAELNWQRNQERNYKKNKKNEADFRQAVYAFSGDVYVGLDAYTLSEDKIERLQNSLRILSGLYGILRPLDEIEPYRLEMGTKMPIGDKANLPAFWKPIIVDYLNKEMEEGEVLVNLASNEYFSAIDQKKLKAPIVVPEFKELRDGKLKTISFYAKKARGMMVRYIIDHNIQDVEGLKRFNLDGYAWSESESTANNLIFTR; this is translated from the coding sequence ATGAAGATAGTTGTGTCGCCTGCTAAGAGCTTGGATTATAATACAAAAGTGCCTTTTACAGCTACTACAGAGCCTTTGTTTGTGAAAGAAAGTAAAATAATCAATGGGGTTTTGAAAGAAAAAACACCAGTTGAATTGATGGAGTTGATGAAAATCTCCTCTAATTTAGCGGAGCTGAATTGGCAGAGAAATCAAGAGCGAAATTACAAGAAGAATAAAAAGAACGAAGCTGATTTTAGACAAGCAGTATATGCATTTAGCGGAGATGTGTATGTTGGATTAGATGCTTATACGCTGTCTGAAGATAAAATAGAACGCTTGCAAAATAGCTTGCGCATCTTGTCTGGATTATATGGGATTTTACGTCCATTGGATGAAATCGAACCGTATCGTTTGGAAATGGGAACTAAAATGCCAATTGGCGATAAAGCGAATCTACCTGCATTTTGGAAACCGATCATCGTAGATTACTTAAATAAGGAGATGGAGGAAGGAGAAGTATTGGTTAATTTAGCTAGTAACGAATATTTTAGCGCTATTGATCAAAAGAAACTCAAAGCGCCTATTGTAGTTCCTGAATTTAAAGAGTTGAGAGATGGAAAGCTAAAAACAATTAGCTTTTACGCAAAAAAAGCAAGGGGGATGATGGTGCGTTACATTATTGATCACAATATTCAAGATGTAGAGGGATTGAAGCGATTTAACTTAGATGGATATGCATGGAGTGAAAGTGAATCTACAGCAAATAATTTGATATTTACAAGATAA
- a CDS encoding metal-dependent hydrolase — translation MDSFTQIVLGGAVGNALLGEKLKNKAVLYGAIAGTIPDLDVLATFFTDPLSALEFHRGITHSILFAIFGAFLFGFLLYWLEKKKGVTYEEGVWLFFWGFFTHAALDVFTTWGTRVLWPLDYSFAFKSIFVIDPLYTLPFLFFLIKSMREKTDMKRRLYFNRLGLYVSSAYLVLTLLLKAVAFYSFTGALDQQHIAYKSMSVKPTIMNTILWTAIVETDDAFLIGTYSFFSPEPVEFKTYPKNREVIGSLEKHSLINRLVKLSEGYYTFSEVNNEIYFNDLRFGVLREQEGDVQFAFSYKFYIDEKGELNVKEVKKDRGDGIKLLKSIGRKIFGLKED, via the coding sequence ATGGATTCGTTTACTCAAATTGTTTTAGGTGGTGCTGTCGGAAACGCGCTATTGGGGGAGAAGCTAAAAAATAAAGCCGTCTTATATGGGGCAATAGCTGGTACTATTCCTGATTTAGATGTTCTTGCTACTTTTTTTACTGATCCGTTAAGTGCATTAGAATTCCATCGTGGTATCACGCATTCAATACTATTTGCCATTTTTGGCGCATTCCTTTTTGGTTTCTTGCTATACTGGCTTGAAAAGAAAAAAGGAGTAACCTATGAAGAAGGGGTTTGGCTCTTCTTTTGGGGATTTTTCACCCATGCCGCATTGGATGTCTTTACCACTTGGGGGACACGCGTGTTATGGCCACTAGATTATTCCTTCGCTTTTAAATCAATCTTTGTGATTGATCCACTCTATACCTTGCCGTTTCTATTTTTCCTTATTAAATCCATGAGGGAAAAAACTGATATGAAACGACGTTTGTACTTCAATCGATTGGGGTTGTATGTCAGTAGCGCATACTTAGTGCTGACGCTTTTACTCAAGGCTGTTGCTTTTTATAGTTTTACAGGGGCTTTGGATCAGCAACATATTGCTTATAAATCCATGTCGGTTAAACCTACAATCATGAATACCATTCTGTGGACTGCTATTGTAGAGACGGATGATGCTTTCTTGATCGGAACGTATTCCTTCTTTAGTCCAGAGCCTGTCGAATTTAAAACGTACCCAAAAAATAGAGAGGTGATAGGGAGTTTGGAAAAACACAGCCTTATTAATCGTCTAGTTAAACTTTCAGAGGGGTATTATACGTTTTCTGAAGTGAATAATGAAATATACTTCAACGATTTGCGCTTTGGTGTCTTGCGAGAGCAGGAGGGAGATGTGCAGTTTGCATTTAGCTACAAATTCTACATTGATGAAAAAGGAGAATTGAATGTGAAGGAAGTGAAAAAAGATAGGGGAGATGGAATTAAATTGTTGAAATCTATTGGACGAAAGATTTTTGGATTGAAAGAAGATTAA
- a CDS encoding Lrp/AsnC family transcriptional regulator, protein MSKFRLDEIDHQILDMLIDNTRVPFTDIAKKLLISAGTVHVRVKKMEDAGIIQGSSLTLDYEKLGYAFIAYIGIFLHNTSQTKFVLERINEIPYVTVAHVTTGKFNVFCKIRAKNTRHAKEVIYMIDDIDGVYRTESMISLEESINDKKRLMHTIFKEL, encoded by the coding sequence ATGAGTAAGTTTCGTTTAGATGAAATCGATCACCAGATTTTAGATATGCTGATTGATAATACGAGAGTGCCTTTTACAGATATCGCTAAGAAATTATTAATTTCAGCAGGTACAGTTCACGTACGTGTGAAAAAAATGGAAGATGCTGGTATTATCCAGGGGTCTTCGTTGACGCTTGATTATGAAAAATTAGGATATGCATTTATTGCTTATATCGGAATATTTTTACATAATACTTCACAAACTAAATTTGTTTTAGAACGTATCAATGAAATTCCATATGTGACAGTTGCTCACGTAACTACTGGTAAATTCAACGTGTTCTGCAAAATTAGAGCGAAAAACACACGTCACGCAAAAGAAGTTATCTACATGATTGATGATATCGATGGAGTGTACAGAACAGAGTCAATGATTTCTTTAGAAGAAAGTATCAACGACAAAAAACGATTAATGCATACAATTTTTAAAGAATTGTAG